Below is a window of Cytobacillus firmus DNA.
TCGGCAGTGCTGGCATGGAGCGAAATATTTCCATCCAATATTGATTCTTCTGCTGTCAGTGAAGCAGAAAGCCTTGTGAACCGTTCTGTCCGTTATCAGGAAGGTCTGGAGGAAAGCTTTAAGCTTTTCGAAAATATCATGAAATGGGCAAAGGAAAAAGGCGTCCTGATGGGTGAGCGATTTGAATGGATGGTCCGTGAGCTCCTTGATTTGGATTCCGGCCACTTGCTGATTGCCGGTGCAGCATCAAATGGAAAATCATCTTTTGTGAACACTCTTCTCGGTGAAGAGCTGATGGGGGATTCAACCTCTGCTTCAGTGCTGTTCAAGGATAGTGATGAAGCGGAAATCCATGCTATTACGGACGAGGAGGTCAGAAGCATTTCTGATCTTGAGGATTTTAGGCAAAGTGCAGAGAAAAGCCAGCAGACGCTCATACGCTGCAAGATGCCATTCAGCTTTTTACAGAATAATAGACTCGCTGTCATAGATACGCCGGGTCTTGCGGGGCAGAGCAAGTTCAGAAATGGTGTGTTCCAATACCTCCATTTCGCTGACAGCATGCTATTTGTCCTGAATGCGGATTCCCCTTTGACAGATAAAGAGCTGGATCTTGCTGTAAAAATGCGAGAGCAGGCTCCGGAACTGCCTATTCATTTCCTTCTCAGTAAAATGGATCGGATTCCGGACAGTCAGGATGCCATTGAGCTTCTTGACGAAACTCAGTCCCGTGTTCATACCTATTTCCCGAAAGCAAAGGTGTTTGCTTTCTCCGCCTATTATGAAAGCGAAAGCCAGCTCAATGATTTAGCCGTCTTTATCAAGTCGATGATCGATGGACAGAACCGGAAAGAAGAGCGTACAGCAAAGGTTCTTTACTATATAAAAAAATCCATCAAATTCCTGCTTGAAAAACGTGTTGAGATGGAAAACAGCTTGATTGATACGATTAAATGGAATGAAGAGATGGTGACAAAACTGAAGGGTGCCAAGAATCAGCTGATGGATATGGAGGAAGAGAAGGTCCGGACGATTAAAAGATCGTACAGCAAGATTAAAGATGAAATGAGAGCGGATCTTGAGAAGCAGATTCCGGAACTGCTTCGGAATTGTTCAGAAATGGTGACAGAAGACAGTGATTTTGGAAAAATCCATACTGAACTTAATGATGAAATGAATAATCGGGTACATCAATATATTGAAGATACGGTTTTGCCGGAGTTTCATGTTTCCATACAAGATTGGATTGCGGAAAGTGAAGGAGAGTTCAGAAGCAGCCAGGCATATTTGGATGAAATCAGCCAAGGCTTCAATGAGCTATACAGCGAGGAGAAAATCGCGCTGGACTGCGATTTCAGAGTCCTGGATGACTGGCGACGCGACGCTGACCGGATGACGCGCGGGAGTGTTCAGCTAGAAAAGGCCAATATTCTAAACCGCTTTTCACCATCGCAGTTCCTGCTCAAGAGTGCAGGAAAACTGCTTGGGGCGATTCAGCAGAATAAAACCATGCTCCATAATAAATATAAACAGTTCATTGAGCATGAAGACTATAGCGAAATCGCAGAATTCATCACCGATAAATTCATGCAGCAATTTGAACTCTTCGAGAAATCGCTTGAGCGGGATATTAAGATGTTCTTCAGAAATCCGTTTGACGTATTGAATCATACAGTTGAAGAGACATATACGAACATTGCGGAAAATAAAGAAGCATTAAGCGATATGCGCAAAAATCCAGAGATTTACCAGGATCCTCTTACACTATTTGACCTGAAGCTCCGCCAGTTTGAATGGATGACTTCAGCAGGGGACAGAGTTAAGGAATATCGTTGAACATTGGGAAGGAGTAATCCTTCCTCTTTTTTATGTTTAAAACTTATTTTTTTCACTGAGTTGATTGGAGCGGAAGGTGCGAGATCCTCGAAAATACTATTCATTTTCTTCGTGCGTTGTTTATTAAAGGAAGCTTATTCAAAGTCTGCGGGAGTAGCGGGACAGGACAGGTGAGACCCCACAGACGCACAGCATCGAGGAGGCTCACCGCCCGCACCGCGGGTTTGCTGAGTGCCTGCAGCGGAAATCAACGGGCTGAATACTTAGGCTAAAAACAAAAATTTTTATAAAAAAGGCGAAATACAGGTTTGACCTCTAACATATAAGGGTAAAGAAGCTGGTCTATTAAAACCTTAATCTCATAAAGCATGAACATGCAAAGAAAAATGATGAAGAAAAATCGGGGGAAAGAAGGAGAGAACAGGTGAGCTTTAAAAGAAAGCAAATGATGGGATTGGGCTTAACCGTATTTTTTTTGTTTATTCTAATGTTTGTCATTCTGTCTATGGTAAACGGAATGAAAGCAAACATGCTGGAAATTGTGGAGGATCGATACTATAAGGTAAATCAGGCTACAGAGATCAGACAGCTATTTTACCAGACAGACCAGCAGCTGCTAAGTGTGCTCACCGATAAAGTCTCAAGCGATTCAGCCATGACGGCTGAATTGGTGAAAGCCAACCATGAGGGGATACAAACCCGAATATTTAATTTAGAACAAGAATTAAATAGACAAAAATCCAAATTGCTTTTAAAAGAAGTGGAGCAGGCATATGAATCATATGCCCAGATGCAAAACAGCTTCATTGGATTAATGAGTAATGGTGATATGGACTCTTTGGAAGCGCTATACAGAAGTGAGAGAGAAAACCGAAACGCACTGCTGAACAAGCTGGCTGAATTTAAAGAGTATCAGGAATCCCTTATGGCGGAATCGCTGAATGGTGCAAATGACACGTACAGCCAGTTAGTATCTACTTTGGTTGCTGCGGTTGCAATAGCAATTGTTTTAATCGTTGGAGTGACGGTTTGGGTGATCAAAAGCACAGGCAGAACCATCAGTTTAATTACAAAAGGGATTAAGGATATTGATTATCAGGATCTTTCTTCCATTTCAAGGCTGAATGTCGAATCCAATGACGAAATCGGCAATATTGCGAAAGCCTTTAATTCTATGGCTGATTCCCTTGAGAATTATTACGTGAAAGAACAGCGCTATTCGGCTGAAATCAGTGAGCAAAACTGGATCCAAAGCCAGTCTGCTGCATTAGTAAGCATCTATAGCCAGCATGTGACTATAGCCAATTTGGCAGATGATTTTATATCAAGGCTGGCACCTGCCGCCGGAGCTGATCTTGGAGTCATTTATGTGAAAGATGACAACGGAAGCAAACCTGTATTTAAGAAGCAGGCTGCGTATGCAGATGGAGCGGATGATGCAGGAAGAGACTTTTTCTATGAGGGGGAAGGTTTAGCAGGGCAAACTGTCAGGGATAAGAAAACAATCTTCCTCGAGGATGTTCCTGAGGATTACAAAGTCTTATCAACTGGTTTGGGAGATGTCAGGCCGAAAAGCATCATGATGGCTCCCGTTATGCTAAAGGACGAGGTAGTGGCAGTATTGGAACTGGCGAGTTTGAGGCCGTTCACTGAAGCTCAGATCAAACTATTGGAAAAAGTAATAGAAACATTAGGAATAGCCATTACGAATATTTCCGGAAGAATGGAGATTGAACGCTTACTGGCCGAATCCCAGGCACAGACAGAGGAACTGCAGGCACAGGCTGAAGAGCTGCAATCCCAGTCTGAGGAGCTGCAGGCGCAATCTGAAGAAATGCAGAGTCAATCCGAAGAGCTGCGTATGATTAATGAGCAGCTTGAAGAGCGCTCAAGAGATGCTGAAATGAAATCCGAAGAACTTCAGGCTGCCAAGGAAGAACTGGAGGAAAAAGCAAAACAGCTGGGTCTAAGCTCAAAATACAAATCAGAGTTCCTGGCAAATATGTCCCACGAGCTGCGCACGCCTCTTAACAGCATCCTGCTTTTATCAGAAATGCTGGCAGAAGACCCGGATCAAATCCTTACTGAGGAGCAGAAAGAGTTTTCCAAGGTTATACATACATCTGGACAGGATTTACTTGCCCTCATTAACGATATTCTCGACCTTTCAAAAGTAGAGGTAGGGAAACTGGAAATCAGCTTTGAGGAAGTCAATATGGGAGAAATGTCTCAGCGTCTGAAACAGCATTTTACACAGGTGGCAAGGCATAAAAATCTTGAATTTACTGTAAGCTCTTCGGAAGAAGTTCTTTCTGTATTCAATACCGATGAGCAGCGTCTGCAGCAAATTGTGAAAAACCTCCTTTCAAATGCATTTAAGTTTACGGAAGAAGGTTCAGTAGCAGTCACGTTTGAAAAAGCTTCAAAAGGCGATTTCTTTGGCTTGCCGTTATCCAGCTATACAAATGACTGGCTGAAAATAACAGTGCTCGACACAGGTATTGGCATTCCGTCCGAGAAGCAGGAGCTGATTTTTGAAGCCTTCCAGCAGGCTGATGGCGCCACAATGAGGAAATATGGCGGAACGGGCCTGGGATTGTCCATCTCCAAGGAATTTGCCCAGCTGCTCGGCGGTATCTGCAAAGTGGAGAGTGAAGAAGGAAAAGGAAGCCGGTTTACACTCGTTATCCCGAATCTTCCAAACGGAATGCCTGAAATAGAGGCCGGTTCGCTGGCTTTCGAAGAAGCTGCTGTAACCGCTGAACCTGTTCCGGAAGTGTCTGAGGCAGCTGAAACGCAAGCTGCTGAAGGAGATGCTGAAATAGAGCATCAGCATACAGGTACGGAGCTTAAAGACAAAACGGTCATTGTTGTAGATGATGACCACAGAAATATTTATGCGCTGAAAAATGCTTTGAAAAAAGAAGGCATGAATGTCCTTACAGCAGAAAACGGGATGCAGTGCCTCGATTTGATAATGGGTACAGAACAGATTGATATTGTTCTGATGGATATTATGATGCCGGTTATGGATGGTTATGAAACCATGAAGAGGCTTCGCGGGCTGGACAGGCACCAGGATGTTCCAATCATTGCCCTTACTGCCAAGGCGATGAAAGGCGATAGGGAAAAGTGCATGGACGCGGGTGCTACGGATTATATCAGCAAGCCTTTAAAACTGGACCAGCTGCTGTCCGTTATGAGAGTATGGCTTTCATAGATGGCAGGGAGGACCAGTCCGGACAACATACGGACATCGCTAATATTATTTTGTTCTCGAAAGTTGAGGAATGAAGGAATTGAAAAAGGAAGAATTAGAAATAGAATTGCTTTTAAAGGCCATTTATAGTTTATCCGGATATGATTTCCGGCAATATATGCGCTCGTCTATTGCCAGGAGAATTCAAGCTCGTCTTAGCAGGGATCGGCTGCCCAGCATAACAAGCCTCACAGAAAAGGTTATACATGAAGAGGGGTACCTGCAAAAGGTACTGAGCGATTTTTCAATCAATGTGACAGAAATGTTCCGGGACCCTTCATTTTTTAAGGCTTTTCGAAATGAGGTTGTCCCGATGCTCAGAGAATTGCCGGAGATCAGAATTTGGCATGCAGGCTGTTCGACTGGGGAAGAAGCCTACTCCATGTCTATTTTGATGGAAGAAGAGGGGCTGGGGGAACGAACGAAGATTTACGCCACAGACATCAATGAAAAGGTGCTTAAAAAGGCAGAGAGCGGAATAATCCCTCTGCAAAAAATGCAGCTCTATACAAAGAACTACATTATGGCAGGCGGAAAAAAATCCTTTTCTGAATACTACACAACCGATTGTGAAGCGGCTTATTTGAATGCATCCCTGCTTGATCGAATGGTTTTTGCCCAGCATAATCTGGTGACTGATGGCTCCTTTAATGAGTTTCATGTGATTATGTGCCGCAATGTGATGATCTATTTTAATACAGACCTGCAAAGCCACGTTTTTAATCTTTTTAATGAAAGCCTCAGCATGGGAGGATTTCTGGGGCTTGGCAGCAAGGAAGCGCTGCGGATGGAATACCCTGTATTCGAAGAAATCAACCTGCAGGAAAAGATTTTCAGGAAGGTTTCTCATGTAAAATAAAAACAGAGTGCGGTCCCTATTTTGGAGGGACTGCACTCTGTTTTTATGTAAGAAATATTATGTATTCATCCTAATCTGCCTGAATAAGAACAATACACATATCATCATCAGCGCTTGCCTGCTGCTGCTTAGTCAGTATCATATCGATTGGCTCTGCTGTTCTGGCTGCATTCCAGTGAAAGGATGCGAAGCGCTGAAGATACTCACATGGATTGAGATTATTCTGCTCTACCGCTTCTTCCACCCCGTCTGTAAACAAGAGCAGCTGAATGGACTCTGTATAGGGAATAGTTTCTTTTTGTATCGTAATATCTTCGAAAAAACCCACTGCACACATATTGCTTGATAAGCTGAACATTTCATCTTTGTCTACAAGTGCATATCCGGCTGGATGTCCGGCGTTTACATACTCGATTGTTTTGTCTTTTTTATTTAGAACGAGGTAAATAGCTGTAAAATAGTATGGAATTCGCTGATTGCGCTGGTTTAGGGAATTCATCCACCGATTTAGTTCGTTCATGACGTATTCAGGATCACTGCATGTTCTGATGGCATCTCTGAGAACAGAAGAGATAAACATACATACAAGAGAAGCTGAAATTCCGTGGCCCATCATATCCAGCTGTATGGCAGCATAGCGATGTTCATCTATCTGGTGCCAGTAATACATATCTCCTGCAAGTTTGTTGGCTGGCAGGTAGGAAGCCTTTAACAGTGTATGTTCGTGATAAATCGGTTCGCTCAGCATGCTGGTTTGTACCTGCATGGATAAATCCAATTCATTCCTGATTTTATTTTCCTGCTCCTTATGCCAGTCCTTCTCATATTTAAGCCTTAAGGCAGCACGAATGCGGGCAAGCAGTTCCGTCTTATTAATGGGCTTCATTACATAATCGGTCCCGCCCGCATCAAGAGCTTCTGCAACTTTATTTGAGTCCTCCAATGCAGTTACAAAAATCACCGGGATATCCTTCAAATGTGGAATCTGCTGAAGCCGGCGGCATGCTTCAATTCCATCCATCTCCGGCATCATTATATCCATCAGGATCACGTCTGCTTTTATATCAGCTGAAAAAGGTGAATATCCCTGGAGATGCTGAAACATATCCTTTGCAGAAGAAAACGTTAAATGTTCTTTATACCCGGCGCGTTTTAATATATGTTGAATAACAAATAAGTTGGCTTGATTATCGTCCACAACTAGGATTCCCATAGACTTTTTCCCTTCCCGTGTTTTACGATTTAATTCTTTCTATAAATATCCTTAACATATACCCTATTATGGGAGAGTGAAAACCACTAATTTGAACATTTTTGGCTTTATTTAATCCAAAAAATAAATACTAATTGTAAGCGTTTTCTTTTATTTTCTTAAAATAATATTATTTAACGGTGTGTTCATAGAAAACAAGTAATAATATTATATCTGAATATTTTTCTGTATTTTTATGATGAACACTTGTATTTATATGGTGGAATTTTCTCTTGATTTCTGTGAGGATAAGAGTAAAATAAAGATTAAATTTTCAGAGATTGGGAGATGTCAGGATGAAAGTGGTGAAGTTCGGAGGATCTTCTTTAGCATCCGGAAAGCAAATCGAGAAGGTATTCAATATTGTAAATGCTGATCCAGAGCGAAAGATCATTGTTGTCTCGGCTCCTGGAAAGCGATTCTCAGAGGATGACAAGGTTACTGATTTATTAATCGCATGTGCAGAGAAACGGATTCAGGGGGAAGAAGCAGATGATTTGGCTGAAGCTGTATTGGATCGGTATGGCCAAATCGCTGATGAATTAGAGCTTGGTCCGGAAATTAAAGATATCATCAGGGATGATCTTTTTACGAGGCTTTCCAGTGATACGCATAATCCTGAAGTTTTCATGGATTTGATCAAAGCGAGCGGTGAAGATAACAACGCTAAGCTTGTAGCAGCCTATTTTCAGCAGCAGGGAATAGAAGCAAGATATGTGAGCCCGAAGGAAGCGGGATTGCTTGTCAGTCCGGAGCCCGGCAACGCTCAGGTGCTTCCTGAAGCATATGACAAGCTGCTTGCATTAAGGGAGCAGGACGGGATCATCATCTTTCCGGGTTTCTTTGGATATAGCAGGGATGGCCAGGTCTTCACATTTTCAAGAAGCGGATCGGATGTGACAGGCTCCATCTTGGCCGGTGCAGCCAAGGCGGATTTATATGAAAACTTTACAGATGTGGATGCGGTCTATTCGGTAAATCCCTTTATTGTAGAAAGCCCTAAAGAAATCAAAGAGCTGACATACCGGGAAATGCGGGAGCTTTCTTATGCAGGCTTTACTGTCCTGCATGATGAAGCGCTTGTACCGGCATTTCGGGCCGGAATTCCTGTGCAAATAAAAAATACGAATAATCCGTCTGCTCCCGGCACCAGGATTGTGAACGAGCGGGATAACACGAACGGACCTGTGATCGGGATTGCCAGTGATCAGGGATTCTGCAGCATCTATGTCGGCAAATACTTAATGAACAGGGAAGTCGGCTTTGGGAGGAGGCTGCTGACCATTTTGGAAGAGAATGGCCTCAGCTATGAGCATACACCCTCAGGAATTGATGACATTTCCATTATCCTGCGGGAAGACCAATTTACTGATGGGATGGAGGAAGAAATTCTGAACCGCATACAGCATGAACTTCATGCAGATGAAGTGAAAATCCAGCACAGCCTTTCACTTATTATGGTGGTTGGAGAAGGGATGCGCCAGAACATCGGAACAATGGCCCGTGCCTCCAAAGCCCTCGCTAAAGCGAAAGTCAATATGGAAATGATCAATCAGGGCTCATCTGAAGTGAGCATGATGTTTGGCGTACAGGCAGCGGATGAGGTACGTGCGGTACAGGCGCTTTATAATGAGTTTTTTGCTGCGGTGGCAGTAGTGTGATCATTTATGCGAAGGTAAATATGTTTATACGAAAAGAGCCAAAGTAAATAGGCTTTATATGCAATCAATCAAACGTTTGATTGAAAAAGCTTGGGGCATTAGCCTCGGGCTTTATTTTTTTTGTATGAAAAATCTTAGGATAATCAAAATAAGAAGGAAACTTTTTCAATTAGGAAGGAGAAAAGGATATGAAGAAATTACTGATCATAGGAATAATGCTGCTCATGCCGCTGAATATGCTGGCAGCTCCGGGCAGTGCAGCTGCACAAAAACCGTGTCTTACTCAATCAGAGGTTAAGTTTGAAAACGAATTCCGAAGACTATGGATCGACCATGTATTATGGACAAGCAACTATATTACAAGTGCCACAACTGCAGGGGCGGAGGATCAGAAGCAGGTATTGGCGCGCCTGCTTAAAAATCAGGAGGACATAGGGAATTCCATTAAGCCATATTACGGAGAAGCTGCAGGAGCTAAGCTGACAGAACTGCTTAAAGAGCATATTGTCATTGCGGGTGATATTGTGGAGGCAGCAAAGAGCGGACAGGGTGCAAAGGTGAACCAGCTGAACAAAAAATGGTATCGCAATGCCGATGATATCGCTGCTTTTCTAAGCGGAGCCAATCCAAATCTGAAAAATGAAGATGTGAAAAAACTGCTTTATAAGCATTTGGAATTAGTAACAAATGATCTGACAGCAAGCCTTGTTAAGGATTGGGAAGCAAGAATTGTTTCGATTGATGAGGGAGTGTCGCATATTATTATGATGGCAGATGCCATTTCTGATGCGGTTGTGAAGCAATTCCCGAACAAATTTAAAGGGTGACTGCAAGAGGCTTCAGCTTTGCTGGGGCTTCTCTTTTTTTTCCTTTGACAAAGCAGCATGTCTCATTATAAGCTATTTAGCGTGCCGAAAAAAATAATGTAAATTTTTCACATATAGAAGGAGGGGTATCCGTTTGTCAGGAGATCAAAAGAAAAAGATGATCATTTTGATGATCAATATGTTTATTGCAATCGGAAGCTTTGGTATTATCATTCCGATTTTGCCGGCTTATTTGGAATCCATTAATCAGGGAGGAACGGCAGCAGGCCTGATGATTGCCATTTTTGCGGGTGCCCAGCTGATTTTTTCTCCTATCGCGGGAAAATGGGCTGACCAGTACGGCCGCAGAAAGATGATTATTTACGGGTTAGCTGGTTTGACATTATCCATGCTTGTCTTTTATGCAGTAGATTCCATTTGGCTGCTTTACTTTTCACGTGTCATTGGAGGCATTGGAGCTGCCTTGCTGATTCCAGCTATTTTTGCTTACATTGCTGATATTACTACAATGGAGCAGCGTGCAAAAGGGAATGGTCTTGTCTCAGCTGCAATGTCACTTGGAATTGTGGTTGGACCTGGGATAGGCGGGTTTTTGGCAGACTTCGGCTTAAAAATGCCATTTCTGATTTCAGCGCTTGTATCTCTAGTGGCTGTTCTATTCTCCATTGTGCTCCTCGAAGAAAGCAGCACATTGCAGACAGTGCCGGGAGATATGCCTGAAGAGGAACCGATGGTCAAGAAACTGGCCATGTCCGTTAAGAAGCCTTATTTTATTCCGCTTATCATTACATTGGTGATGAGCTTTGGACTAATGGCGTATGAGTCAGTTCTTGGGCTCTACCTTGATAATGAATTTGCTGCTACTCCGCAGGAAATTGCCATTATGGTGACTTCGACAGGAGTCATTAGTGTTATTGTTCAATTATTTGTAGTCGATCGTGTGGTTAATAAATTCGGTGAAGGAAAGGTATTGAATATCTTTTTGGCTGTTGCAGCATCAGGGTTCCTAGTTTCACTGTTTGCAGGCAGCTATGCACTTTTCTTCGTTATTTCGCTGATCATTTTCCTTGCAACTTCCATTCTTCGCCCGGTTTTAACAACGTTAATCTCTAAAATGGCCGGTAATGAACAGGGATTTGCGATGGGAATGAACAATGCTTATATGAGCATTGGAAACGTTCTGGGGCCAACGATTGCCGGCGTACTTTACGATGTGCGGATAACCTATCCGTTTGTTCTTGGTTTGGCCCTATTGATCGTTACATTGTTTATCACGATTGCCTGGCAGAAAAAGGAGCCAAAACCAAAGGCAGCTGTGTAGAAAAAGGCTTGGAGACGTTGTCTTCAAGCTTTTTTACTTTTCTTTTTCACATAAAAAATCAGCTTTAAAGCCAGGCTGAAATTGTGGCAATTTTGTGAAAGAAACCTAGTTCGATTGACATAAGTTAAAAAATACATTATTCTGAAAATAACAAAAATATTGAGCGAATGACGGCTGCGGGAGAGAGCATACAGTAGCCACCGAAGGAGCAAGCTTCAAAAATACCCTTGAAGCCAATCTCTCAGGTAGACAGAACCTCAGTCGGACGCATCTCTGGAGAGCGCGCATGGACTTTGCGACACCAAAGGGGTCAAACTCTCAGGTAAAAGGACAGAGAAGGGGGATAAAGAAGCCGCCTTTTTTCTGTCCTTTTTATATGGATGGCAAGGCAGTTGGAGGAATCTATATGAATACAAATATTAACGCAAACCGGGCGACATTGCTGATATCCTGTCCAGAGAGACCGGGCATCATCTCCACAGTCTCTAACTTTCTGCTGGAGCATAACGCGAACATTGTGCATTTTGACCAGCACACAACCGATCCGCTGGCAGGCATCTTCTTCATGCGGATTGAATTCGATATGAATCATTTTGATGAGTCCTTTTTAAAACTGAAAGAGGATCTGCCTGAGATGGCCAAGGAATACTCTATGGAGTGGAAGCTGAGCGGCAAAGGCGAGCGCAAGCGGATGGCTATATTTGTTTCTAAAATGGATCACTGTCTGCTCGAGCTGCTGTGGCGCTGGAAATCGAAGGAGCTTGAAGTGGAAATTCCCCTTGTGATCAGCAATCATCCTGACATGAGGGAAGTGGTGGAGGGGTTTGGAATACCATATCATCATATTCCGATTACGCCCGACACTAAATCGGAAGCTGAGCAAAAGGCAGTAGAGCTGCTGGATGGAAAAGCGGATTTCATTGTGCTTGCGAGATATATGCAGATTCTTTCACCGAGCTTTATTTCCAAATATCCAAATAGGATTATCAATATCCATCATAGTTTTCTGCCGGCCTTCGTGGGAGCCAATCCTTATGCACGGGCGTTTAACCGCGGGGTCAAGCTGATTGGGGCAACTGCCCATTATGTAACAAATGATTTGGATGAAGGGCCGATCATTGAGCAGGATGTCCAGCGGGTTAACCACCGGCACACTGCACAGGATCTCAAAATTGCCGGCAGGCATGTGGAGAGGCAGGTCCTCGCACAGGCAGTGGCATGGCATGTGCAAGACAAAGTAATAGTGCATGGTAATAAGACGATTGTTTTTTAAGAGGACTTTCAATTTTCACAAGATTTGTTGCTTAATAAATATTATTTACTGAGTTAATTGGAGCGGAAGGTGCGAGACCACGCCCGCCCCGCGGAAAGCGAGCAGCCTGGAGCAGAAATGAACGGACAACATTGAAAGGCAAAAAACAACAATTATACGAAAAGAGCTTCAATAAAGATCTTGAATCAAGAAGTTACCAACATCATGAAAGAAGGTGAGCAGAAATGAAAAAGAAAAAATTATCAATGCTTGAAATGATTAAAGTTAATAGAGAAGAACTTTTAAAAGATCGCCGTGAGCTTGAGAAGATTGAAAAAAAAATAGACGATAAATATGTAAAAGCACAGTAAGAAAGGAAACCCGGCCTGGGAATAAAACAGGCCGGGTTTTTTATGAAATAAAAACGCCCAGGGAGGGAATCCCTGGGCGCCAACTTCTTATTTTTGTCTAAAGAAATCTGTGAAAGCATGATACATTTCCATACCCTGATAAAAGAACAGGCTGGAAGCTGTTAATGAAAATAACCCAATCATTAAAAATCTAATCCACATTATGTCTTCCTCCTTTAATTGTTTGGTTGGACAATTAAGGAGCTTGAATGACATAATTCGCCTCGTAGAAAATTGGAGTATAAAATATCTTTTTCCTGCGGGCGATGTGCAGGGCACTATATACAAAAAGGATAACTGCCAGAGTTGTAAAGGATAAAGAGATGATATCCAACGTGAAGATATGCTTTTTGGGATCATCTTTTAATAGGAAGCTCTCGGTAAAGTCCGAAACTGTTACCGCTTTGCTTTGGTCCATCGGAATGTCATTATAATGGACACCAGGATATTGGGTAATGAGAAAGGATAAAAACACAGACAGCAGTAAAAGTGGCA
It encodes the following:
- a CDS encoding MFS transporter; this encodes MSGDQKKKMIILMINMFIAIGSFGIIIPILPAYLESINQGGTAAGLMIAIFAGAQLIFSPIAGKWADQYGRRKMIIYGLAGLTLSMLVFYAVDSIWLLYFSRVIGGIGAALLIPAIFAYIADITTMEQRAKGNGLVSAAMSLGIVVGPGIGGFLADFGLKMPFLISALVSLVAVLFSIVLLEESSTLQTVPGDMPEEEPMVKKLAMSVKKPYFIPLIITLVMSFGLMAYESVLGLYLDNEFAATPQEIAIMVTSTGVISVIVQLFVVDRVVNKFGEGKVLNIFLAVAASGFLVSLFAGSYALFFVISLIIFLATSILRPVLTTLISKMAGNEQGFAMGMNNAYMSIGNVLGPTIAGVLYDVRITYPFVLGLALLIVTLFITIAWQKKEPKPKAAV
- a CDS encoding glycosyltransferase; translation: MKKLLIIGIMLLMPLNMLAAPGSAAAQKPCLTQSEVKFENEFRRLWIDHVLWTSNYITSATTAGAEDQKQVLARLLKNQEDIGNSIKPYYGEAAGAKLTELLKEHIVIAGDIVEAAKSGQGAKVNQLNKKWYRNADDIAAFLSGANPNLKNEDVKKLLYKHLELVTNDLTASLVKDWEARIVSIDEGVSHIIMMADAISDAVVKQFPNKFKG
- a CDS encoding FbpB family small basic protein, with the protein product MKKKKLSMLEMIKVNREELLKDRRELEKIEKKIDDKYVKAQ
- a CDS encoding aspartate kinase, which gives rise to MKVVKFGGSSLASGKQIEKVFNIVNADPERKIIVVSAPGKRFSEDDKVTDLLIACAEKRIQGEEADDLAEAVLDRYGQIADELELGPEIKDIIRDDLFTRLSSDTHNPEVFMDLIKASGEDNNAKLVAAYFQQQGIEARYVSPKEAGLLVSPEPGNAQVLPEAYDKLLALREQDGIIIFPGFFGYSRDGQVFTFSRSGSDVTGSILAGAAKADLYENFTDVDAVYSVNPFIVESPKEIKELTYREMRELSYAGFTVLHDEALVPAFRAGIPVQIKNTNNPSAPGTRIVNERDNTNGPVIGIASDQGFCSIYVGKYLMNREVGFGRRLLTILEENGLSYEHTPSGIDDISIILREDQFTDGMEEEILNRIQHELHADEVKIQHSLSLIMVVGEGMRQNIGTMARASKALAKAKVNMEMINQGSSEVSMMFGVQAADEVRAVQALYNEFFAAVAVV
- the purU gene encoding formyltetrahydrofolate deformylase; amino-acid sequence: MNTNINANRATLLISCPERPGIISTVSNFLLEHNANIVHFDQHTTDPLAGIFFMRIEFDMNHFDESFLKLKEDLPEMAKEYSMEWKLSGKGERKRMAIFVSKMDHCLLELLWRWKSKELEVEIPLVISNHPDMREVVEGFGIPYHHIPITPDTKSEAEQKAVELLDGKADFIVLARYMQILSPSFISKYPNRIINIHHSFLPAFVGANPYARAFNRGVKLIGATAHYVTNDLDEGPIIEQDVQRVNHRHTAQDLKIAGRHVERQVLAQAVAWHVQDKVIVHGNKTIVF